The Chanos chanos chromosome 16, fChaCha1.1, whole genome shotgun sequence genome has a window encoding:
- the LOC115829323 gene encoding olfactory receptor 8U1-like — MENKTDMAIFHHNILFIEGLIVTEQTFYPAFILFLLAYVFIMVSNIGLLVLITMGKTLHEPMYILLCNLPVNNVLGASVLIPRLLYDVVKPTSERYITFSECVIQAYIAHVFGTTSHTVLMIMAYDRYVAICNPLRYLTIMTNKMVIKLTVFAWGVAFVLVGILLGLTVRLSHCRSAIENPSCDNPSLFKLSCEDLLINQIYGLAFTAVLWASSIGSIALTYVRIAEVCLRSKNSALNSKAVTTCSTHLLAYIIVLCCGFIIIVLHRFPDYTFHRKMAGIMIKVVPPGLNPIIYGLQTKEIKQKILNIFGKNRLNAL; from the coding sequence atggaaaacaaaacagacatggCAATATTTCACCATAACATCTTGTTTATTGAGGGATTGATAGTTACGGAGCAAACCTTCTATCCAGCCTTCATCCTTTTTCTCCTAGCCTATGTCTTCATCATGGTGTCTAATATTGGACTGCTTGTCCTCATCACTATGGGGAAAACCCTTCATGAGCCTATGTATATTCTACTCTGTAATTTACCAGTAAACAATGTACTGGGTGCCTCTGTTTTGATACCTCGTTTGCTTTATGATGTTGTCAAGCCAACATCAGAGAGATACATCACCTTCTCCGAATGTGTAATTCAAGCGTATATAGCTCATGTGTTTGGGACAACCTCTCACACTGTGCTGATGATCATGGCTTATGACAGATATGTGGCCATATGCAACCCCTTAAGATATCTCACTATCATGACCAACAAAATGGTGATTAAACTGACTGTATTTGCCTGGGGAGTGGCATTTGTTTTGGTGGGAATTCTGTTGGGCCTTACCGTTCGCCTCTCCCACTGTAGATCAGCCATCGAAAATCCCAGTTGTGATAACCCATCTCTGTTTAAGCTGTCTTGTGAGGATCTGTTAATTAACCAGATATATGGCTTAGCTTTTACTGCGGTGCTGTGGGCTTCCTCGATAGGCAGCATCGCTCTCACGTATGTAAGAATAGCTGAGGTGTGTTTGCGCAGCAAGAACAGTGCTTTGAACAGTAAAGCTGTGACAACATGCAGTACTCATTTACTTGCGTACATTATCGTCCTGTGTTGTGGTTTCATTATCATTGTTCTCCACCGTTTCCCTGACTACACATTCCACAGGAAGATGGCTGGCATCATGATTAAAGTTGTTCCACCTGGTTTGAACCCTATTATCTATGGcctacaaacaaaagaaataaaacagaaaattttGAACATATTTGGTAAAAATAGGTTGAATGCATTGTAA
- the LOC115829407 gene encoding olfactory receptor 56A4-like: MENKTDMAMFHHNILFIEGLTVTEQTFYPAFILFLLAYVFIMVSNIGLLVLITMGKTLHEPMYILLCNLQVNDALGASVLIPRLLYDVVKPASERYITFSECVIQAYIAHVFGTTSHTVLMIMAYDRYVAICNPLRYPTIMTNKMVIKLTVFAWGVAFVLVGILLGLTVRLSHCRSAIENPSCDNPSLFKLSCEDLLINQIYGLAFTAVLLTSSIGSIALTYVRIAEVCLRSKNSALNSKALTTCSTHLLVYIIVLCCGFTIIVLHRFPDYTFHRKMAGIIFKVVPPGLNPIIYGLQTKEIKQKILNIFGKNRLNAL; this comes from the coding sequence atggaaaacaaaacagacatggCAATGTTTCACCATAACATCTTGTTTATTGAGGGACTGACAGTTACGGAGCAAACCTTCTATCCGGCCTTCATCCTTTTTCTCCTAGCCTATGTCTTCATCATGGTGTCTAATATTGGACTGCTTGTCCTCATCACTATGGGGAAAACCCTTCATGAGCCTATGTATATTCTACTCTGTAATCTACAAGTAAACGATGCACTGGGTGCCTCTGTTTTGATACCTCGTTTGCTTTATGATGTTGTCAAGCCAGCATCAGAGAGATACATCACCTTCTCCGAATGTGTAATTCAAGCGTATATAGCTCATGTGTTTGGGACAACCTCTCACACTGTGCTGATGATCATGGCTTATGACAGATATGTGGCCATATGTAACCCTTTAAGATATCCCACTATTATGACCAACAAAATGGTGATTAAACTGACTGTATTTGCCTGGGGAGTGGCATTTGTTTTGGTGGGAATTCTGTTGGGCCTTACCGTTCGCCTCTCCCACTGTAGATCAGCCATTGAAAATCCCAGTTGTGATAACCCATCTCTGTTTAAGCTGTCTTGTGAGGATTTGTTAATTAACCAGATATATGGCTTAGCTTTTACTGCAGTGCTGTTGACTTCCTCAATAGGCAGCATCGCTCTCACGTATGTAAGAATAGCTGAGGTGTGTTTGCGCAGCAAGAACAGTGCTTTGAACAGTAAAGCTTTGACAACATGCAGTACTCATTTACTTGTTTACATTATCGTCCTGTGTTGTGGTTTCACTATCATTGTTCTCCACCGTTTCCCTGACTACACATTCCACAGGAAGATGGCTGgcatcatttttaaagttgttcCACCTGGTTTGAACCCTATTATCTATGGcctacaaacaaaagaaataaaacagaaaattttGAACATATTTGGTAAAAATAGGTTGAATGCATTGTAA
- the LOC115829226 gene encoding olfactory receptor 6N1-like: protein MNDTTLVTFFIIEGLRDKYMLLFAVFLTVYILVLGGNSLIIYVVRTDSRLNSPMYFFLHNLSFSDMVYTSVTIPNMLSGFLTDVKTISKTGCFVQMYFFLSMAVTGRALLTAMAFDRYLAICNPLRYGSILTPQVRIVLIFSAWTFGWLVPLPAVSMAIQLPFCGPNRVNHIFCDHSSVVRLACTDTRINSVVSLTSALIAIIGTFLLILASYISIGKAIVGMGTAERLRAFATCASHLIVVCISYVSASCVYISYRVATFDPDVRLIVAVLYSVLTPVLNPIIYSLRNKELRDAVKRAFCRCGTGRMRKTIPSIF, encoded by the coding sequence ATGAACGATACTACCCTTGTGACATTTTTCATCATTGAAGGACTGAGAGACAAGTACATGCTCCTGTTTGCCGTTTTCCTCACCGTCTACATACTCGTACTGGGAGGAAACAGTTTGATAATATACGTAGTGCGGACAGACTCCAGGCTCAACTCGCCCATGTACTTTTTCCTCCACAACCTGTCTTTCTCAGACATGGTCTACACGTCAGTGACCATCCCCAACATGCTCTCAGGCTTCCTGACTGACGTCAAGACCATCTCTAAAACAGGCTGCTTTGTGCAGATGTACTTTTTCCTCTCTATGGCAGTGACTGGACGTGCTTTGTTAACAGCGATGGCCTTTGACCGTTATTTGGCTATCTGTAACCCCCTACGTTACGGAAGCATTTTGACTCCGCAGGTTCGCATCGTCCTAATATTCTCTGCTTGGACGTTTGGATGGCTGGTACCACTCCCTGCTGTCTCTATGGCAATACAGCTGCCCTTCTGTGGGCCTAACAGGGTGAACCACATCTTCTGTGACCACTCCTCTGTCGTTCGCCTGGCCTGCACCGACACTCGTATCAACAGCGTAGTGTCCCTGACGTCGGCTCTCATCGCTATCATCGGCACGTTCCTCCTCATTCTGGCCTCCTACATCAGCATCGGCAAAGCGATTGTCGGAATGGGTACGGCTGAACGGCTCAGAGCTTTCGCTACATGCGCGTCTCACCTGATAGTCGTCTGTATCTCATACGTGTCGGCTTCCTGCGTCTACATATCCTATCGCGTGGCCACGTTTGACCCAGACGTGCGTCTCATAGTCGCTGTGCTTTATTCTGTCCTGACCCCTGTGCTGAACCCGATCATTTACAGCCTGAGGAATAAGGAGCTACGAGACGCAGTGAAGAGGGCTTTCTGTCGATGTGGCACTGGACGAATGAGAAAAACCATCCCATCCATCTTCTGA
- the LOC115829430 gene encoding olfactory receptor 56A4-like has translation MENKTDMAMFHHNILFIEGLTVTEQTFYPAFILFLLAYVFIMVSNIGLLVLITMGKTLHEPMYILLCNLPVNDALGASVLIPRLLYDVVKPASERYITFSECIIQAYISHVFGTTSHTVLMIMAYDRYVAICNPLRYPTIMTNKMVIKLTVFAWGVAFVLVGILLGLTVRLSHCRSSIENPSCDNPSLFKLSCEDLLINQIYGLTFTAVLWASSIGSIALTYVRIAEVCLRSKNSALNSKAVTTCSTHLLVYIIVLCCGFIIIVLHRFPDYTFHRKMAGIMFQVVPPGLNPIIYGLQTKEIKQKILNIFGKNRLNAL, from the coding sequence atggaaaacaaaacagacatggCAATGTTTCACCATAACATCTTGTTTATTGAGGGACTGACAGTTACGGAGCAAACCTTCTATCCGGCCTTCATCCTTTTTCTCCTAGCCTATGTCTTCATCATGGTGTCTAATATTGGACTGCTTGTCCTCATCACTATGGGGAAAACCCTTCATGAGCCTATGTATATTCTACTGTGTAATCTACCAGTAAACGATGCACTGGGTGCCTCTGTTTTGATACCTCGTTTGCTTTATGATGTTGTCAAGCCAGCATCAGAGAGATACATCACCTTCTCCGAATGTATAATTCAAGCGTATATATCTCACGTGTTTGGGACAACCTCTCATACTGTGCTGATGATCATGGCCTATGACAGATATGTGGCCATATGCAACCCCTTAAGATATCCCACTATCATGACCAACAAAATGGTGATTAAACTGACTGTATTTGCCTGGGGAGTGGCATTTGTTTTGGTGGGAATTCTGTTGGGCCTTACCGTTCGCCTCTCCCACTGTAGATCATCCATCGAAAATCCCAGTTGTGATAACCCATCTCTGTTTAAGCTGTCTTGTGAGGATTTGTTAATTAACCAGATATATGGCCTAACTTTTACTGCGGTGCTGTGGGCTTCCTCAATAGGCAGCATCGCTCTCACGTATGTAAGAATAGCTGAGGTGTGTTTGCGCAGCAAGAACAGTGCTTTGAACAGTAAAGCTGTGACAACATGCAGTACTCATTTACTTGTGTACATTATCGTCCTGTGTTGTGGTTTCATTATCATTGTTCTCCACCGTTTCCCTGACTACACATTCCACAGGAAGATGGCTGGCATCATGTTTCAAGTTGTTCCACCTGGTTTGAACCCTATTATCTATGGcctacaaacaaaagaaataaaacagaaaattttGAACATATTTGGTAAAAATAGGTTGAATGCACTGTAA